A segment of the Babesia microti strain RI chromosome II, complete genome genome:
ATGGTATTGTTATTGACAGCGGTATTATTTCAAGCATCAAATCACTCATTTCAACAATGACCAAAATTTCtaatgtaataattcaTGAAGTTACGTCACTAATTCTCTCCGcctttttaatatttatagtaAATTGAATGTagtaacaaatttacacatttattatacatgAACGAACGAACATCTCAGTCTTAAATGAAGAAATTGGGATAAATatggaaataaattaaagtaACATGAGAAagatgaatataatattagaatatgaaatttaacAGAAATAAAATGAAGTAAAAGAGtgtattttgtaataatttataataaattagtatacaatgattatattacaGATgactattaaatattttattaattaaatattgattattaatgatatcatatatgtatatgttatGATTGATTGTTATACGTTGtgaatatgttatataatgacatactataataattaatataatgtagaggatatttttttaatagtatttaatgaatattatagttataattataataatgtagataaaaatgaagacattaatttgaaagttttaataaaaatggcttaaatatatatttacaatctgaaataactaataatacattattttgtaattaattattttgtatttataataattaattatattaatttctgaaattttgaattattttaaataatattatacttcgttaaattattttacatattatacttcattaaattattttagataaatttccaaattcttATACTCAATGTTATCTAGCATTTCACATTTTTCTTCATTGCAATGTTTTTTTGCTAGTCTTGTATGctcatattttttaatggGAGCATGAGAACAACAACACGATCTTGAATctggtaatttataataattaataccATTCTtgtcaatatattttttcaatccATTATTATGttttaatttgtgattattccatttatttgtattattattcattGGGTAGAAATAATAGTAGCAATATTTTTCTGTAGAAACTATAAATTCAACTAATACTGGATTATTATGCTCGCAAGTATAGATGATTATACCTTCAACAGTACCAATTGTTGGTAATTTAGCATTgtcatcaaattcaattatataatcagaaaatttgattttatcaattttatttggatctgataatttattttgttgTGATTTATCTATCTTGTATTCAAATCCTATTGTTAAAGGTTTaccaaaaaaattaaaattcgATAAAAATTTAGCTGTAATTAGATTATCATTGGATGTATTTGTAATAGTATTATCAGTGTCAATATTAGTTGGTACTGATTGTGATTCACTTAATGAAACATCATTTGTATCCACACAATACACTACATTTCGATTCAATAATactattaaattgattaatattatcttatctatgttaaatttcatcattattattaaaatagaGAAGtatgtttataataaatacatgcAAGCACTATAATAACATTATCTGGGGTATGTATACACATATTCAtgtatatcatcattattgatatatcaattttcaaatatatataattatgaaatatataattataaatttatgtgattATAAAAagattaataattataaaaaagtaaattattgaaaaattaaaaaattatattaaaagttgaatattgttaagtatcataacaattattcatttaaatattataatttagttttgtaatgataatcaatatatgtatacaaatttgtctatcatttatgtgatttgtataattgatttgttatcatttatttagattatttcacattaatttgtataaaatatctataCAAAATGGTTTTCTTATCtccaattgaatttatttacacaatatattataccaTAATATTAGAGAtaatactatattattagattatcaatgatattattataatcagtattaatatgtgatttaatataataatcaatgtTCTAGTTATATTCACAATCATGatggataatataatatgatatcatattaatcaattatacattattatcaatataatagtatctaaattaatttgattataacaattataacaataatcttaatcatatttatatattgataattaatttttatattgattatttataatctcaatttaattgttgatgatttatcatcTTACGAatgatatacaaatttaatcataattcaattattatatatatgtggatattgatatataatcattaaatgatacaataaaaatatgtaattatataaatatcaataataatcatatataataaaattaatataatatttgaaattttcagtATACCtgttataatatatcatccTAATTACAATACTATacttttataattatataaatacatatttatcaacataatatataatatacaaaatacaattattataaaatgaaattatttatatctgaattttataataatacaattgttattgaatataaaagaTGTAAATTTGAGGATAAAACagatgtattatttgtgtaatCACAACCAGTACCAACTAAAAGTGATAACAATAATAGTACTACATATCAGTGAATTTACCTAGACAACGGTTAACATTCATGATtgtaatgataataaaaatataacaataacatcaaatataataatgtaaatgttaaaaatgtttaagTTATTTATCGCATATAACACATATGGGGTCATAAATATGCACGTTTGTAATAAAACACTTTATATTAACTCTAAGGTGCAACCCTTTTAGagtatggtaatatataattagaaTTTTTCTATTACAATTATGGAATAGACAATGTGTGAGgttatatctaaataaacggcatataaatattggtCGTCAGAATGTCTAATGGTAATGATAATATGAAGAAGACAGCAACTGTCTTTTCTGGACTAGTTTTTTCATTTCCACTTCGTCTCGTTATAACAGGTGCCAGTTATGCAGTAGTAAGGTTCAAACTCCCGCCAAGTGAAATTGGACCATTTATTAGCATATTAAGTAACTCTATGCAAATCACATTCATTCTTggtattttatcaataaatatactaatatGGTGTAAAGTACAGGGTAATATTATTAGGTATATATCTATCATTATTAACTGgttatatttgattattcatttaacaatgttaataatgatttacaGTAGTGATGATATTAAGGGTAATTTGAGTGCATATTACTGGGCGATGATGATAGCAGGTTATTTAAGTGGAGCATCTGGTACATGTGTGTTAAGTGTGAATGGAGAGTATGCCACAATCTTCACAACCACAGTTCCTCTATCTGGAATGTTAATGTCAGGATGTaattggataatattgaaGCGTATAAGTGCAATATCAGATTATGAAACAAGTTACAGgattattaattatcaaataataatatatataataatgatattgataacatcaattttatggacaatattatttaatgtgAATGCAGATACTAATGATAGTACAACAGGTAATACTACAATCGTTACCATGGCATCtatatttggaatttttgtatcAGTATGTCattggataatattaaagtatgaaaatggattattaaaatatgaaacAAGTTACAagattattaattatcaaataataatatacataataatgatattgataacatCGATTATATGGTTATTAGGATTTAATGGTAATGCTGCAAGTGCTGCTAAACTTGTTGCTACTAGAACTGATAGTAGTGGAGACATTGAATCTGGTACAGGTGGAGGTTTTAAATCTAGTGGATCTGGTGGAACAGGTAGTGAAGCTGGTGGTTCTGGCACTGGATCTAGTGTAACTACTCCAAGTGTTAAATCTAGTGGATCTAGTAGTCCTAGTTCTACTAGTTCTTCCAGTTCTAGTACTGAAGTTCCATCTAGTACAACTTCTGAATCTGGTGGAGAAGTTGGAGCTGATAGTCCTGATACTAGTTCTGGTAATTCTGGTAATCCTACTACTCCTACTACTACTACTACTACTAGTTCTAGTACTTCTACTGGATCTAGTGGATCTACTCCAACTATTGAACCTAGTAATACCATTGAAATAACTATATCGGGTAGTACAATTAATGCTACTAAAGATGCTAGTGAATTTTCTAAtggtaaatataaatacagCATAACTGATGCAGATCAACAAAAAGAATTATTAGATccaaaaacaattaatcaacTTAAATTTGATGACAAAGAACTTAAATTTAGTAATGAAGCTAAACTTCCAAAAAGTGATGGAGGTACTAATGATGGTGTTAAggatataacaatatatacttGCGGTGATTCTGATAAAAAACCAatattaatacaattttctGCTACTATAGGAAAATCAACCCGCTATTATTTCTACAAATTAAAGGATAATAATGAATGgaaaaatgaaaaattagaaTGTACCAGTATTAGTCATCAAGTTGACGATAATCGTATTGAATATTATGAAACCTTTTGTGATGGTGCCTTTCCCCCTTATAATACAGAATATGGTAAACAAAAATGTAGTGAGCAAAAATGAGTAAAAGTGTATAGTATTAAGGATaagaatttggaaatttatgtaaaataatttaatgaagtataatattatttaaaataattcgaAATTTaagaaattaatataattaattattataaaaataaagttatttatatctaaatttataataaccaaattgttatttaacATATGGATCTATATTGTGTGATGAAACAATGGATTATTAAGGGAATCATACCATTGTCAGTTAAAAGTGATATTGGtaacaatattacaaatatatccaatgatacttttatattaataagcATCTATACTTGCAATCATTATAAACTGGAGATACGTTTATATTAACATTGTATTAGGAATAAGGATAAACACAAATGATATGCCATAATAAAAGTAAAGTCAAATGActagtatattatacaacGATaaagtaataatataaaatatactaatatatctatgttatataaaatatgtcTATACTatagtatttatttatgtgatatagtcatatatttgtagaaataattagtattatttatgttatcatacaatatttatcattatcaaatCTTActgtta
Coding sequences within it:
- a CDS encoding BMN2 family (overlaps_old_locusTagID:BBM_II04265), with protein sequence MMKFNIDKIILINLIVLLNRNVVYCVDTNDVSLSESQSVPTNIDTDNTITNTSNDNLITAKFLSNFNFFGKPLTIGFEYKIDKSQQNKLSDPNKIDKIKFSDYIIEFDDNAKLPTIGTVEGIIIYTCEHNNPVLVEFIVSTEKYCYYYFYPMNNNTNKWNNHKLKHNNGLKKYIDKNGINYYKLPDSRSCCCSHAPIKKYEHTRLAKKHCNEEKCEMLDNIEYKNLEIYLK
- a CDS encoding Tpr related protein, putative (overlaps_old_locusTagID:BBM_II04270); the encoded protein is MSNGNDNMKKTATVFSGLVFSFPLRLVITGASYAVVRFKLPPSEIGPFISILSNSMQITFILGILSINILIWCKVQGNIIRYISIIINWLYLIIHLTMLIMIYSSDDIKGNLSAYYWAMMIAGYLSGASGTCVLSVNGEYATIFTTTVPLSGMLMSGCNWIILKRISAISDYETSYRIINYQIIIYIIMILITSILWTILFNVNADTNDSTTGNTTIVTMASIFGIFVSVCHWIILKYENGLLKYETSYKIINYQIIIYIIMILITSIIWLLGFNGNAASAAKLVATRTDSSGDIESGTGGGFKSSGSGGTGSEAGGSGTGSSVTTPSVKSSGSSSPSSTSSSSSSTEVPSSTTSESGGEVGADSPDTSSGNSGNPTTPTTTTTTSSSTSTGSSGSTPTIEPSNTIEITISGSTINATKDASEFSNGKYKYSITDADQQKELLDPKTINQLKFDDKELKFSNEAKLPKSDGGTNDGVKDITIYTCGDSDKKPILIQFSATIGKSTRYYFYKLKDNNEWKNEKLECTSISHQVDDNRIEYYETFCDGAFPPYNTEYGKQKCSEQK